From a region of the Ignisphaera sp. genome:
- the aroF gene encoding 3-deoxy-7-phosphoheptulonate synthase, which translates to MMFILKPNRDESKIVESIRSRSASYRVVDLYGRRIVIAWPDKLVEDVIDEDVELKIRSRYKFPLTSNEWREKTIFNIDGIEIGSRKIVIIAGPCAVENEEQMIEVARAVKRAGASLIRGGAFKPRTSPYTFQGLGLEGLNILKKVKDVVGIPIVSEVMDPRDVYTVSEYVDVLQIGARNAQNYPLLKEVGKSRKPVLLKRGFGMTVEEWLLSAEYILLEGNGQVVLCERGIRTFESTTRFTFDIAGMVVAKKTSHLPVAADPSHPSGKREYVEALTLAAVAAGADVVMVEVHPEPSKALSDSEQQLTVKEFENLMEGIKAVAQAIGRSI; encoded by the coding sequence ATGATGTTCATATTGAAACCGAATAGAGATGAGTCAAAAATTGTAGAGAGCATCAGATCAAGATCTGCGTCATATAGAGTTGTAGATCTCTATGGTAGAAGAATCGTGATCGCTTGGCCTGATAAACTTGTTGAAGATGTCATTGATGAAGATGTTGAACTAAAAATAAGGTCTAGATATAAGTTTCCTCTAACATCTAATGAGTGGAGAGAGAAAACGATCTTTAATATCGATGGCATCGAGATTGGTAGCAGAAAGATAGTTATCATAGCTGGTCCTTGTGCTGTAGAGAATGAGGAGCAAATGATTGAAGTGGCTAGAGCCGTTAAGAGAGCTGGAGCCTCACTAATTAGGGGTGGGGCGTTTAAGCCTCGAACAAGTCCATATACGTTTCAGGGATTGGGTTTAGAGGGGTTAAATATACTAAAGAAGGTCAAGGATGTTGTTGGTATACCGATAGTTTCTGAGGTTATGGATCCAAGAGATGTGTATACGGTTAGCGAATATGTTGATGTGCTTCAGATAGGGGCGAGAAATGCTCAGAACTATCCATTATTGAAAGAAGTTGGTAAAAGCCGTAAACCAGTACTGCTTAAGAGAGGTTTCGGTATGACTGTCGAAGAATGGTTACTATCGGCTGAATACATTTTGTTAGAAGGAAATGGACAAGTTGTGCTTTGTGAAAGAGGTATAAGAACTTTTGAGAGTACAACTAGGTTCACTTTCGATATAGCTGGTATGGTTGTAGCAAAAAAGACGTCACACTTGCCAGTAGCAGCTGATCCAAGTCATCCATCAGGAAAAAGAGAATACGTAGAGGCGCTGACATTAGCAGCTGTAGCAGCAGGAGCTGATGTAGTTATGGTAGAAGTGCATCCAGAGCCCAGTAAGGCGTTAAGCGATTCTGAACAACAATTGACTGTGAAAGAGTTCGAAAATCTTATGGAGGGAATTAAGGCTGTGGCTCAAGCAATAGGTAGATCGATTTGA
- a CDS encoding bifunctional chorismate mutase/prephenate dehydrogenase produces MDIAEIRKKIDDIDRQIIELLSRRLELVKSIAEHKRSYGLSINDEAREIDLSIKWRKLAATYGVPPDLVEQILEEILKHSKKLQLDVIKSIDGCRSVYGARVAIVGYGKMGKALGSQIIRRGFEVVITGRDIDKAKTVARELGCSAIELEKALTTCNHIILALSLQAYLDGFVDIIARHMSGKIVMDILSSKNLVYEYVEKLSHVYGFAYVSTHPLFGPSTSAYGQKIAVIPSGSGKDVLEDVVDFWRCVGLDPVVVSYEEHEKAMAVVQVLTHMLILLFQLGVEELSKELGIDPLKLSTPTFRELTAISIRLNEIKDVVYEIQKNNSFSPLVHEKIFVLFRKIVERLGGRI; encoded by the coding sequence ATGGACATAGCCGAAATTAGGAAGAAGATAGATGATATAGATAGACAGATAATCGAGTTGCTGTCTAGGAGACTGGAATTAGTTAAGAGTATAGCTGAGCATAAACGTAGCTATGGTTTGAGCATCAATGATGAAGCAAGGGAAATAGATCTATCAATAAAGTGGAGAAAACTTGCAGCAACATATGGAGTTCCACCGGACCTTGTGGAACAAATACTTGAGGAGATCTTGAAGCATTCGAAGAAATTGCAATTAGATGTGATTAAATCTATTGATGGATGTAGAAGCGTTTATGGAGCTCGTGTAGCTATTGTTGGTTACGGTAAGATGGGGAAGGCACTTGGTTCACAGATTATACGTAGAGGATTCGAGGTCGTTATCACTGGGAGAGATATTGATAAAGCCAAGACTGTAGCGAGAGAGTTGGGCTGTAGCGCTATAGAGCTCGAGAAAGCATTAACAACATGTAATCACATAATTTTAGCACTTTCACTACAAGCTTATCTAGATGGTTTTGTAGACATTATCGCCAGGCATATGTCTGGTAAAATCGTAATGGATATACTCTCATCAAAAAACTTGGTATACGAATATGTCGAGAAGCTCTCACATGTATATGGATTTGCATATGTGTCTACACATCCGCTTTTCGGTCCATCTACATCAGCATATGGTCAGAAGATAGCAGTAATACCATCAGGATCAGGGAAAGATGTTCTAGAAGATGTTGTTGATTTCTGGAGGTGTGTAGGTCTAGACCCTGTTGTAGTGAGCTACGAAGAGCACGAGAAGGCCATGGCAGTAGTTCAAGTTTTAACTCATATGCTTATACTATTGTTTCAATTAGGTGTAGAAGAACTATCGAAAGAACTTGGTATAGATCCGCTAAAGCTTTCAACACCAACATTTAGGGAACTTACTGCCATAAGCATAAGGCTTAATGAAATAAAGGACGTTGTCTACGAGATTCAGAAGAATAACAGTTTTTCTCCTCTTGTTCATGAAAAAATCTTTGTGCTTTTTCGAAAAATTGTCGAAAGATTAGGTGGTAGGATATGA
- a CDS encoding transketolase family protein codes for MQELKSFRDTVGYILETLGEELEDLVVVTADVGKPTRAHLFGKRFPDRYFNVGISEQHMLSFAAGLASAGAKPVVIAFSMFLMRAWEQIRNSVDRMNLNIKIIGTHAGYSDHADGSSHQSLEDVALMRVLPNMKIVVPADTYDVERSLPHVIKNVYGPLYYRVGRDYSPPVSADHDYVFELGKGYILKEGHDVTIVGAGPILYEALIAAEELMREGINVAVINMISVKPLDIELIERYARRTGRIVVVEEHMVYGGLGSAIAEVLVQKYPVPMRIVGAKSYGRSGRSVKELWEYFHLSSRAIIEKCREVLNHGHSRN; via the coding sequence ATGCAGGAATTGAAATCCTTCAGGGATACTGTAGGTTACATTCTAGAGACATTAGGTGAAGAATTAGAGGATCTAGTGGTTGTCACAGCAGATGTAGGAAAACCAACCAGAGCTCACCTATTCGGTAAAAGATTTCCGGATAGATACTTCAATGTGGGTATATCTGAACAACATATGTTATCGTTTGCAGCAGGACTCGCTTCCGCAGGTGCTAAACCAGTAGTTATAGCTTTCTCGATGTTCTTGATGCGAGCTTGGGAACAAATAAGAAATAGTGTAGATAGGATGAATCTCAATATTAAGATCATAGGAACACATGCAGGATATAGTGATCATGCTGATGGCTCTAGTCATCAATCACTAGAGGATGTGGCTTTGATGAGGGTATTACCTAACATGAAGATAGTTGTACCTGCAGATACGTATGATGTTGAGAGAAGTCTTCCTCATGTAATCAAAAATGTTTATGGACCCTTATACTACAGGGTTGGCAGAGATTACTCGCCACCGGTATCAGCTGATCATGACTATGTTTTTGAGCTTGGTAAAGGATACATACTTAAAGAAGGACATGATGTAACGATAGTTGGTGCAGGTCCCATACTTTATGAAGCTCTTATAGCAGCAGAAGAATTGATGCGTGAAGGTATTAATGTAGCTGTTATAAACATGATCTCGGTTAAACCTCTTGATATCGAGCTTATAGAAAGATATGCGCGTAGGACGGGGCGTATAGTTGTAGTTGAAGAGCATATGGTGTATGGTGGTCTCGGAAGTGCTATTGCCGAAGTTCTTGTTCAAAAATATCCAGTCCCTATGAGAATTGTGGGTGCAAAAAGTTATGGAAGATCAGGTAGAAGTGTGAAAGAGCTGTGGGAGTACTTCCACCTTAGTTCGAGAGCAATTATTGAGAAATGCCGTGAGGTTCTTAATCATGGACATAGCCGAAATTAG
- a CDS encoding 1-deoxy-D-xylulose-5-phosphate synthase N-terminal domain-containing protein has product MKGDAAPILENISNSINQIKEIAENARKTLLLVSQQEKHIHLESSLSSLDIIATIATRFLRNSPIKLDKDWLILSKGHAAPALYAILSEIGVIDRNELFKINSVNSILQNHPDISIPGVDMSTGSLGQGISFGIGVAAWIKRCGGKGRVFVILGDGEQDEGQVWEAITNAPLLKLNNLIVIVDFNECQLDGNTEDVKPKSYMPFIWRMVGWKVLWCDGHSISSIILAVEEALESDRPTVIFAKTIKENCRNNTNNGDVAKEMNKS; this is encoded by the coding sequence GTGAAGGGAGATGCAGCTCCAATATTAGAGAACATATCCAATAGCATAAACCAGATAAAGGAAATAGCAGAGAATGCTCGAAAAACCCTTCTTCTGGTAAGCCAACAGGAAAAACACATTCATCTAGAATCTTCATTGAGTTCACTCGACATAATAGCTACAATAGCCACAAGATTCCTTAGGAATAGTCCAATCAAGCTTGATAAGGATTGGCTAATTCTGAGTAAGGGTCATGCAGCACCAGCTCTCTATGCAATACTTTCAGAAATTGGTGTAATAGATAGAAATGAGTTATTCAAAATAAATAGCGTTAACTCTATTCTCCAAAACCATCCAGATATATCGATACCTGGAGTAGATATGTCTACAGGTAGTTTAGGACAGGGAATCAGTTTCGGTATAGGTGTAGCAGCATGGATTAAGCGGTGTGGAGGAAAAGGAAGAGTGTTTGTAATCCTAGGTGATGGCGAACAAGATGAAGGTCAAGTATGGGAGGCTATTACGAATGCACCTCTGCTGAAGCTTAACAACCTGATAGTTATAGTTGATTTCAATGAATGTCAACTTGATGGGAACACAGAGGATGTCAAACCCAAAAGCTACATGCCCTTCATATGGAGGATGGTAGGCTGGAAGGTTCTATGGTGTGATGGTCATAGCATATCAAGCATCATATTAGCTGTAGAAGAGGCACTAGAATCAGATAGACCTACAGTAATATTTGCAAAAACAATTAAAGAAAACTGTAGAAACAATACAAACAATGGTGATGTAGCAAAAGAGATGAACAAAAGCTGA
- a CDS encoding 3-isopropylmalate dehydratase large subunit: protein MQTLMEKIVSRAAGKSIAPGDIVEVGVDIVAFHDLTGYHVIEVMESAGLKKIHKLESIVVAFDHLVPPPDTRSAEIQQTIRRFVREMNVTKFHDVGYGILHQVLVERYVLPGQVVVAADSHTTTSGALGAFAQGMGASDIAAAIITGKTWLTVPQPFKIILEGKLKNEFVTGKEVALEILRVFKADYFVGMSIEVFVKEPSAFPMDYRITVANMGIEMNADALMFIPDIVTEKYLMDMRGIEVKPVQPDPGAKYIDEYTVELDKVGFLVAAPHSVDNVKYVEEVDGEEVDMVFIGSCTNGRLSDFEIAAKIMKGRKAKTRCIVIPASWNVFRKAMELGYIQTLVEAGCIVTYGTCGPCIGGHFGIAGPNEVVVSTSNRNFIGRMGSPQAKIYLSGPAIAAATAILGRIAEPGDVI, encoded by the coding sequence ATGCAAACCTTGATGGAGAAGATAGTTAGTAGAGCTGCTGGAAAGTCTATAGCTCCTGGAGATATTGTTGAAGTAGGAGTAGATATCGTAGCTTTTCATGATCTGACAGGATACCACGTAATAGAGGTTATGGAGAGCGCGGGTCTCAAGAAGATACACAAGCTTGAGAGTATTGTTGTGGCTTTCGATCATCTGGTACCACCGCCAGATACTAGAAGCGCTGAGATTCAGCAAACTATAAGGAGATTTGTTAGAGAAATGAATGTTACTAAATTTCATGATGTCGGTTACGGAATATTGCATCAAGTTCTCGTAGAAAGGTATGTTCTTCCCGGCCAGGTTGTTGTTGCAGCTGATAGCCATACAACAACATCTGGTGCTTTAGGTGCTTTTGCTCAAGGTATGGGTGCCAGTGATATAGCTGCAGCAATTATAACGGGCAAGACGTGGCTCACCGTACCCCAACCCTTTAAAATAATTCTAGAAGGTAAGCTTAAGAATGAGTTTGTTACGGGAAAAGAGGTTGCTCTCGAGATTTTGAGAGTATTTAAAGCAGATTACTTCGTAGGTATGTCTATAGAGGTATTTGTCAAAGAACCTTCAGCCTTTCCCATGGACTACAGGATAACCGTTGCTAATATGGGCATAGAGATGAATGCTGATGCCCTCATGTTTATACCAGATATTGTTACAGAAAAATATCTAATGGATATGAGAGGTATTGAGGTAAAACCTGTGCAACCAGATCCGGGAGCTAAATACATTGATGAGTATACAGTTGAACTTGATAAGGTAGGCTTCTTAGTAGCTGCACCCCATAGCGTTGATAACGTTAAATATGTCGAAGAAGTAGACGGAGAAGAAGTGGATATGGTTTTCATAGGCTCTTGTACTAATGGTAGACTTAGCGATTTCGAGATAGCGGCAAAAATCATGAAAGGCAGAAAGGCAAAAACAAGGTGTATAGTTATACCGGCCTCTTGGAATGTGTTTAGAAAGGCTATGGAGTTAGGCTATATACAGACACTAGTTGAAGCTGGCTGTATAGTTACATACGGTACATGTGGACCATGTATAGGTGGTCACTTCGGCATAGCTGGGCCCAATGAAGTAGTTGTATCTACATCGAATAGAAACTTCATAGGGAGGATGGGTAGTCCACAAGCAAAAATATATCTCTCAGGACCAGCTATAGCTGCAGCTACAGCTATACTCGGAAGAATAGCCGAACCAGGTGATGTAATATGA
- a CDS encoding 3-isopropylmalate dehydratase small subunit: MIIEGKVIKLGDKIDTDVIIPAKHLRFTDPQYLAQHVFEPIDPEFHKKARGAVIVAGKVFGMGSSREQAAIAIKAAGVKAVIAESFARIFYRNAINNGLPAIVCPGISKEVNEGDIIVVDIETGEVRVRGNKTVKCRGITGMALEILKSGGLIEYLRNLDKENIK; the protein is encoded by the coding sequence ATGATTATCGAGGGAAAGGTCATAAAGTTAGGAGATAAAATAGATACAGATGTAATTATACCTGCTAAACACTTAAGATTCACAGACCCACAGTACCTCGCACAACATGTCTTTGAACCCATTGATCCAGAATTTCATAAGAAGGCCCGAGGAGCAGTGATAGTAGCTGGAAAAGTATTTGGCATGGGCTCATCTAGAGAACAAGCAGCTATAGCAATAAAAGCTGCAGGTGTTAAAGCAGTTATAGCGGAATCGTTTGCAAGAATATTCTATAGAAACGCTATAAACAATGGTTTACCTGCAATAGTATGTCCTGGGATATCTAAAGAAGTTAACGAGGGAGACATAATTGTAGTAGATATAGAGACTGGAGAAGTTAGAGTAAGAGGTAACAAAACTGTAAAATGTAGAGGTATAACAGGCATGGCACTAGAAATCCTAAAGAGTGGAGGACTCATTGAGTATCTGAGAAATCTAGATAAAGAAAACATAAAATAA